The Pyrus communis chromosome 5, drPyrComm1.1, whole genome shotgun sequence region CTGTTTAATTTATGATACTTACAGCTACATCATAACATGTGCTGCTACATTTTGGTTGTATGATATGACTTAAAGGTACTATTGTTCTTTGTATTCCTCACGCactttccaaaagaaaaaacaaatgaaaaaagaggaaaaaagccGAAAATACTGAAATGTCAAAACTGGAAACTAGAATGACCTTAAGCGGCTAGGCCATTTCTCCTAGCTGCTCTGTATGTACTTTTAACAAGTTGTCAGTATTGCAGCTTGTTCAAGtttattgaaaatttgtttCAGTTATTTCATTAGTTGCACATCTCAAAAGTTGTAGCCTTGTTATGCTTTCTCTCGCTCACTCAGAAGCTTTGCATGAAACTCCTCATATTATGACATGCcattgatttgaattttcttgTCTGCAGGAGGGTTCCAAGGTTCAGGCGGCCCATGAGGTATCGACCATACTAATGATGAGGTACATCACTAGCAGGTGGCCACATTGTACGAAAGGCCATGCATGACGAAGTTAAATTGCTAGGTGGCTACACTTTGTGAGGGTCATTTATGTTTTATTACAGTCGTATCTATAGTTTTGGGAACAGGAGAAAAGAAGTTGAACAAACCATTTGCATGGCAGAGGCCGACTTGATTCTTTCTCGAATTTGTAGTGCACGAAAAGAGTTTAGTTTATGTGTGGGGGGGATGAGAGAAGGCAGATGTGCAAATGCTGTATCAGAGAGGATTCCTTTTTACACATTTCTGTGCTTAGATTTGTAGTTTTAAGACCGGCGTCGATGTTTCATAACATTGAAGGATCCCCTATTCCAAGAACTGTTTCTGCATTCGATTTTATGATTTGAATAGTGAAATAGAACTATGAACTGTCTTCCTTTTGGGTCAAAACATAAGTTTTTATTGTTCTCGTGAATCGATTCGAGTATATATATATCTGAACAGGGCTGTTCAACTCGGGCTGAGCACGAGAATGTCTAACTTAACCAGTTAAGTTATAAGTCTCGTGCAGGTTCAAAGTTGGGGAGGGGAGTTCACACTCGTGCATAGGGGGTAGTACAGTAGCTCTAGCTCGGGTCAATATGGGCTCAAAAACTacggaaagagatcctctctggatTTCTCATATCCCGAAGTCCACCAATCAATTAATTCGGGTTcttgaaaatttgatccaacgattaaaattattataatttttaaagagtttcatgtttgtagccgttgaatcaaatttaaaaacctGAATTAATTGATTTGTGGGATTTGATGGAAAGGACTTGGAGATGATTTCTTTCCAAAAATTAGGATCTCAAATTTGAAGAATTGTTTAATTTTACTTGATGAAACTGAGATTCTACTCAATATCAACAATATGTGAGCTCAAAAATTGGGataaggatcctctccggatcaaGTTATGTTGGCCGTTTGATTCAAAGCCTGCGATCAGAAatctttcttctccttcctcttcccTTTGGAAATTGAAGACGAAGAACTCCTGGGTCTCACACAATGGGAATTCTTCGACGTCTCTGACGCCGACTCAGAGGAAAACCACCACCACTGCTCCGGCTCCGAACAAACAGATAAAGACAACCTTGTTGTGGCCGATCCGATCCCCGCCCAGTGTCATCACCGGTGGTAGGGAGAGGAAGACGGGCATGCTGGTCGCAAGGGTGAGGGTTACAAAGTCCCCGCTGATTGTTAGTAGAAGTGATCCTTACCCGATGATTAGGAGGATCTAGAGTGAATTGATCCGAGAGAATCCTTACCCGAAAATTGGACAATGAACATGCTATTCATACCAAGTTTTTAAACCGCaatcatcatttgaaaaatttgtaaaaagcGTTtttataccacaatcatcatttgaaaaatttgtaaatcgcaaggaaaagagagagaaagactaTTCCTatatcacaatcatcatttagttaattaatttttcttaattattagtttattaaataataaactaaatttaaaaatctgattaattcaaatgatgtggttgttcaCATCAAATGCCATCTAGATGctataaaaatatggtacaaaaacatggtatgaataatatTACTCAAAACATAAtggtttcttctttctttctttcatttttcttcttctgaggAGTACACACAATGGTTTCTTAGAGCCAATTTGAAtgtgattttaaaatgattgaaaacacttttagagaaaatatttttaggtttcaaaatcatttatactaatgattggttctaaaattatttttaccaaaaatgcTTCCAGCCATTtcaaaagcacatccaaacctCTTAATTGTTTAGGGAAGACATGGGCTAAGTAGTCAGTTTGGGATTGAGCTCTGTATTGGTTTACCGGACCCGACCCATATTATTCGTTGCTTTAGTTGTTACGAACTGTTACAGAAGGAGCAATAAAAAAGGGGGACGACTCAGTCGTTAAAAATCAAGTAGAATAAAAACAGCAGAAAATTGCTCCCCAAATCTGGGTGCTCAGTGTTCGGAAGTGTTGATATTTAATGGCGTCCGGCACAGAGAGTGATGACACAGCCGATACTCCACCGCCGTAAGCAAACCCACCTTCTTCCTTTCCCCTTTTACTTCAATTAATCGCTAAAATTTCTGCCTTTTCTCTTTGATTCCTGCACTTTCTCGACTGCCGAACACATCTTAGGTCATTTCCTAAATTTTACCCGTTTGATTGCAACAGAGAAGGAATTCGCTCAATTGATTGATTTGTGCTTGTAATTGCAGGACAAGCAGTATTTACAAGGACCCAGATGACGGGCGGCAGCGATTCTTGCTCGAATTGGAGTTCGTCCAGTGCCTCGCAAATCCCACTTACATTCACTGTATGTATACATCTCTTAGTATTTGGATTTTTTCCCTAGAAATGTTTAGTGGGTCTTTCCATTTGAGTCGGAGCAGCTTATATTTTGTATACGCAATGCAGATTTGGCTCAGAATCGTTACTTTGAGGATGAGGCTTTCATTGGGTACTTGAAGTATCTTCAGTATTGGCAGCGTCCTGAGTATACGAGATTTATAATGTGAGCGAAAACCCGATAGCTTTGTGGTCATTTTGAGCCGATTGAATAGTCTAAGCATTATTTTCtgaggttttgtttttttgaccCTCGAAGCATTTTCTTGTAATTGTTCAGGTATCCTCATTGCCTGTTTTTTCTTGAGCAACTTCAAAATGCCAACTTTCGCGCTGCAATGGCACATCCTGGAAACAAGGTCAGTTTCTGATGCATTTTCTTTCTCGAATATTAATGGTTTGGAACTGTATGTTGGAGCCAGCAGTATGTTCATCTGGTTTTTTGTGATTTCTAGGAATTAGCACATAGACAGCAATTCTATTTCTGGAAGAACTATAGGAACAACCGTCTGAAACATATTTTGCCGAGACCCCTTCCTGAACCTGTTCCCGCACTTCCTCCACCTGCTCCACCTCAGCAAGTTGTGCCTCCCGTTCCACCCGTTCCAGCTACAACTGTTTCTGTTACAGCTACTGCTCCAGCCCCTTCTCCTATGCAGTATTCTATGCCCCCCGGTTCTGCTCCAAAAGTTGAACCAAGGAATACTGGGGTTGATCGAAGAAAGAGGAAGTATGTTAattaactttatttattttatgctaACTGTATTTTGGAAGCACAAGTTTTCCGcaatttttaaccaaaaagaCCAAACTAGATCAGTTTCCTGATTTATGCGTGTGGTTATTACTATAGGAAAGACGGTTAACTTGACAATATCATACATAATAACAGCAATGGAAAATAAATCAGGCGAGGTGAGTTTTAATTTCTTGGTCTTCAGACTTTTGAGAATAGCATTATGACAATCTATGGTATCCACCGCTTTTGCATTTTTCTCTTGTTTCTTTGATAGTGATTAGCTAATTCACGAAATATTTTTGCTCTATGAAATTATTGGTTAGCAGTATTACTTTATTGTGGCTTCTCGGGGTTTCCAGGGATCCTCACTGCCTGTTCGGTGGTCCCCTTTCTACATTCAATCATTTATTGAGCCTGGTGTGGAATCACCATAATTAAACATTCATTGTTGGTCTGGCTGCTGGTCTAGCGATCCCTCCGGGGTCCGGTCAGATCAACCAGCAACCGGTTTATGGCAAGACTCTCTTTCTCA contains the following coding sequences:
- the LOC137734933 gene encoding mediator of RNA polymerase II transcription subunit 31 isoform X1 encodes the protein MASGTESDDTADTPPPTSSIYKDPDDGRQRFLLELEFVQCLANPTYIHYLAQNRYFEDEAFIGYLKYLQYWQRPEYTRFIMYPHCLFFLEQLQNANFRAAMAHPGNKELAHRQQFYFWKNYRNNRLKHILPRPLPEPVPALPPPAPPQQVVPPVPPVPATTVSVTATAPAPSPMQYSMPPGSAPKVEPRNTGVDRRKRKKMVKN
- the LOC137734933 gene encoding mediator of RNA polymerase II transcription subunit 31 isoform X2 translates to MASGTESDDTADTPPPTSSIYKDPDDGRQRFLLELEFVQCLANPTYIHYLAQNRYFEDEAFIGYLKYLQYWQRPEYTRFIMYPHCLFFLEQLQNANFRAAMAHPGNKELAHRQQFYFWKNYRNNRLKHILPRPLPEPVPALPPPAPPQQVVPPVPPVPATTVSVTATAPAPSPMQYSMPPGSAPKVEPRNTGVDRRKRKKDG